Genomic DNA from Spirochaetales bacterium:
CCGGAATACCGTTATTGACGGTACCATACTGTTCGTAGGAATCAAACCGGAATTCGACGGTCCAGTAGGAAGATCTATTGATAATCCTGTAATTATCGAGCAGGGCGTCGGTAAAAATATTGGTGAAGGTTATGTTCCTCATCAAAGCATTCGCCGCAGCCTCGAGAATTGCTTCTTCGTCGTTGAGAGGAGTGTTTTTCGGAACCTGCTCCAGGGGCACATAATGGTATTCAAGAAAACCAAATGGCCCCACGGTACCGTAAAAATCCGCGCCATTAATCCGTTCAAAATCCTGTTGAAGCGCTTTTTGTTCATCGCTTGTAAGGCGCATAATAGTCGTGGGATAATTGTCACCTTCGCATCCGGGAAGATCATCGATAACCCCCACGTAGTAGCGGGCAATCTGAAGGGCATCGACAATATTTACAGTCTGATTGCAGTCCACATCAGCCACCACGAGGTTCTTCAACACGTTGTCGGGATTGACATAATACATGGCAACCTGCAAGGCATCGACGATATCCACAGTACCGCTTTCATTGACATCCCCCACAAGGACATTTCCCTGGGCATGTAGGATACATCCGAATAAAAACAGAAATAACAACAAATACAGGGTTTTCCCTTTCATTTTATTTACTCCTTTTTTTATTGA
This window encodes:
- a CDS encoding dockerin type I repeat-containing protein, with protein sequence MKGKTLYLLLFLFLFGCILHAQGNVLVGDVNESGTVDIVDALQVAMYYVNPDNVLKNLVVADVDCNQTVNIVDALQIARYYVGVIDDLPGCEGDNYPTTIMRLTSDEQKALQQDFERINGADFYGTVGPFGFLEYHYVPLEQVPKNTPLNDEEAILEAAANALMRNITFTNIFTDALLDNYRIINRSSYWTVEFRFDSYEQYGTVNNGIPARETTIIVEGTQKAFCIEYYYYPFDIVIPPVEKITPQKAMELSVGRVITYYNVAGEPVEYSVTAEDITEVPSVKYIIPYETEESLQYRYCWQVSIAGGMWDMYIDVVTGEVIDIEQHFQT